The following are encoded together in the Pirellulales bacterium genome:
- a CDS encoding lysophospholipid acyltransferase family protein has product MSLQKTLHYLTYLAVRIFICVVQAVRIETCERLADILATLATDVIPLRRKLIDENLQHAFPGLDQRRRRRLAKRMWKHLFLLVAEVAHAPRKIHETNWRKFVQLKDPDLLVRVLLEERPVILVSGHFGNFELSGFMLGVLGFPTYTVARPLDNPYLHDFVGRFRGATGQHIIPTKGGYDQILAVLRGGGAMAFLADQYAGTKGCWVEFFGRPASAHKAIGLLALHNDAPMAVGYAMRVGKPLQYELRICDVADPRNHEDRSVTGVRPLTQWYSRTIENIVRLAPDQYWWLHDRWKDRRKPKQKSRQAA; this is encoded by the coding sequence GTGTCGCTCCAGAAGACGCTCCATTACCTGACCTACCTGGCCGTGCGGATCTTTATCTGCGTGGTGCAGGCCGTGCGAATCGAGACCTGCGAGCGGCTGGCAGACATCCTGGCCACGCTCGCCACGGACGTCATTCCGCTGCGGCGCAAGCTGATCGACGAAAACCTGCAGCACGCCTTCCCCGGGCTCGACCAGCGTCGCCGGCGCCGGTTGGCAAAGCGGATGTGGAAGCACCTCTTCCTGCTGGTGGCCGAAGTCGCGCATGCGCCGCGCAAGATTCACGAGACGAACTGGCGAAAGTTCGTGCAGCTGAAGGATCCCGATCTACTGGTTCGAGTGTTACTCGAAGAGCGCCCGGTGATCCTGGTGAGCGGTCACTTCGGTAATTTCGAGCTGTCGGGGTTCATGCTCGGAGTTCTCGGCTTTCCCACCTATACCGTGGCACGTCCGCTCGATAACCCGTACTTGCACGACTTCGTAGGGCGATTTCGCGGTGCGACCGGTCAGCACATCATTCCGACCAAAGGGGGCTACGATCAGATTCTGGCCGTGCTGCGCGGTGGCGGCGCCATGGCCTTTCTGGCCGATCAATACGCTGGCACCAAAGGATGCTGGGTCGAATTCTTCGGTCGCCCGGCCTCGGCCCACAAGGCGATCGGCCTGTTGGCGCTGCATAACGACGCACCGATGGCGGTAGGCTACGCGATGCGCGTGGGCAAGCCATTGCAGTACGAACTGCGCATCTGCGATGTTGCCGATCCTCGGAACCACGAAGATCGCTCCGTTACGGGCGTGCGCCCGCTGACACAGTGGTATAGTCGCACGATCGAAAACATTGTCCGGCTGGCCCCGGATCAGTATTGGTGGTTGCACGACCGGTGGAAAGACCGCCGCAAGCCCAAGCAAAAGAGCCGGCAGGCGGCGTAA
- a CDS encoding Rieske 2Fe-2S domain-containing protein: protein MSRWIRAIELNACPPGAAVECVVDDRIVALFNVDGEIFALDGVCPHQGGPLGKGCLTGTIVTCPWHGWQFDVRTGQHQLSRSIRQPSYPTRIEGDSIWIDLEDLA from the coding sequence ATGTCACGCTGGATCCGCGCCATCGAGCTTAATGCCTGTCCTCCGGGCGCGGCCGTGGAATGCGTGGTCGATGATCGTATCGTGGCGCTGTTCAATGTGGACGGGGAAATCTTCGCGCTGGACGGTGTCTGCCCGCATCAAGGAGGCCCATTGGGAAAAGGTTGCTTGACGGGTACGATCGTTACGTGTCCCTGGCACGGATGGCAGTTCGACGTGCGGACGGGCCAGCACCAGTTGAGCCGCTCGATTCGGCAGCCCAGTTATCCGACTCGCATCGAGGGGGACAGTATTTGGATCGACCTCGAGGATCTGGCTTAG
- a CDS encoding isoprenylcysteine carboxylmethyltransferase family protein — translation MSTPGEVEKPGRRIRIVPPIYFLAAIVAMVAIGWSYPGAVLLEAPWNWLGFVPLAGGIALGGISSRLFAKHKTTIKPGHVSRQLLIDGPYRWTRNPIYLGMLTVLAGVAMLVGSATPWLLLPVFFALIAVNVIPVEEAMLIEAFGTEYEMYRARVRRWI, via the coding sequence ATGTCGACACCGGGCGAGGTGGAAAAGCCGGGGCGGCGGATTCGCATCGTGCCCCCGATATATTTCCTGGCAGCCATCGTGGCCATGGTAGCGATTGGTTGGTCGTATCCTGGTGCTGTTCTACTTGAGGCGCCCTGGAATTGGCTAGGATTCGTGCCGCTAGCCGGCGGAATTGCCCTCGGGGGCATTTCCTCTCGTCTGTTCGCCAAGCACAAAACGACGATCAAGCCTGGGCATGTTTCTCGACAATTGCTCATCGACGGACCTTACCGGTGGACGCGCAATCCGATCTATCTCGGCATGCTCACGGTACTAGCGGGCGTGGCCATGTTAGTCGGAAGTGCCACCCCCTGGCTGCTACTACCGGTCTTCTTCGCACTAATTGCGGTGAACGTTATTCCCGTAGAAGAAGCAATGCTCATCGAGGCGTTCGGCACCGAGTACGAGATGTATCGGGCACGAGTACGCCGATGGATCTAA
- a CDS encoding BBP7 family outer membrane beta-barrel protein, whose translation MQISLRVLLAAFVASAVTARGAEPNSGYAVSPTGNDRFVQLMSDQPRPVSAPVGVGPGGLTPAPFAPIAQAPMPTAVAQPFAATAAPAFVPQTAYQQPAPLYYQNSAPVPAPALLGNMSAAVPVAGQYSAPQFDPNIQLAAQQAAGNQQPSVVVAPERALPPTPSAVGPANAAQPAPTEPPPGAQQMTDPNVPTMTGPPPIDAQRYDNWIGPNYRSNHWAQGGCNYCPCYVRGEYLAWWFTDDKTPALVTTSPNGTPALEAGVLGQPGTSVLFGDQSSGSSMKSGARITLGTWINPSARFELEWFGLGGNNTSFNANSSTTPILATPFFDITTGAQSAYLFSYPGTSEGSISINEKSFFNGAGAHIMRDFTSNRTQSGGLYRFGGIYGFRYLGLYEKLTINASTDLGGGSTTADAFRTSNSFYGGNFGLFGERQSGRWTWDTIGRVAFGTTSQRANISGSSTELWPTSPAGLFAYPSNIGSYTHDLFTVLPQLELKLAYAIRQNLSLRVGYDLLYWGRVARPGQQIDTSINTTQLSGTTVGTPGPLFKFQESSLLIQGVSAGVELRY comes from the coding sequence ATGCAGATTTCTTTGCGCGTGTTGCTGGCGGCATTTGTCGCGAGCGCCGTGACGGCACGTGGTGCCGAACCGAATTCCGGTTACGCTGTTAGCCCGACTGGCAACGATCGCTTTGTCCAATTGATGTCGGACCAACCGCGCCCGGTCTCGGCCCCGGTCGGCGTTGGACCAGGTGGACTCACGCCCGCGCCCTTCGCACCGATCGCGCAGGCTCCAATGCCAACGGCTGTCGCGCAGCCTTTCGCCGCAACCGCAGCGCCGGCCTTCGTACCGCAAACGGCTTATCAGCAACCGGCGCCACTGTACTACCAGAATTCCGCGCCTGTGCCGGCCCCTGCCCTGCTGGGTAACATGAGCGCCGCGGTTCCGGTTGCCGGACAATATAGCGCGCCGCAGTTTGATCCCAACATTCAGCTCGCAGCGCAACAGGCAGCCGGCAATCAACAGCCGAGCGTGGTAGTCGCGCCCGAGCGCGCGCTGCCACCGACACCGTCTGCCGTGGGACCAGCGAACGCTGCTCAGCCTGCTCCCACGGAGCCACCGCCGGGAGCTCAGCAGATGACCGACCCCAATGTTCCCACGATGACGGGTCCGCCGCCGATCGATGCGCAGCGATACGACAATTGGATTGGTCCCAACTATCGAAGCAACCATTGGGCGCAAGGGGGGTGCAATTACTGCCCCTGTTATGTGCGCGGCGAGTATCTGGCGTGGTGGTTTACCGACGACAAGACGCCTGCCCTGGTGACGACCAGCCCCAACGGCACGCCGGCGCTCGAGGCGGGTGTCCTCGGCCAGCCTGGTACGAGCGTGCTGTTCGGCGATCAGTCGTCGGGCAGCTCGATGAAGTCCGGGGCACGCATCACGCTGGGGACTTGGATCAATCCGTCGGCCAGGTTCGAACTCGAATGGTTCGGGCTGGGGGGTAACAATACGTCGTTCAACGCGAACTCGAGCACGACCCCGATCCTGGCGACACCGTTCTTCGATATTACAACGGGCGCGCAGTCGGCCTATCTGTTTTCGTATCCGGGTACTTCCGAAGGATCGATCTCGATCAACGAAAAGAGCTTCTTCAATGGTGCGGGCGCCCACATCATGCGTGACTTCACTAGCAATCGAACGCAGTCCGGCGGCCTGTACCGCTTCGGAGGCATCTACGGCTTCCGTTACCTGGGCCTGTACGAGAAGCTCACGATCAACGCCAGCACCGATCTCGGCGGCGGCAGTACGACGGCCGACGCCTTTCGCACGAGCAATAGCTTCTACGGTGGCAACTTCGGCCTGTTTGGCGAACGCCAGAGTGGGCGCTGGACGTGGGATACGATCGGACGGGTAGCCTTTGGTACGACCTCGCAACGCGCGAATATCTCGGGCTCGTCCACGGAACTATGGCCGACGTCTCCAGCGGGATTGTTCGCCTACCCATCGAACATCGGCAGCTACACGCATGATTTGTTCACGGTGCTGCCACAGCTCGAGCTGAAACTTGCCTACGCGATCCGGCAGAATCTCAGCCTGAGAGTCGGCTACGACCTATTGTACTGGGGTCGTGTTGCGCGTCCTGGCCAGCAGATCGACACGTCGATCAATACGACGCAGCTCAGCGGGACGACGGTCGGCACGCCAGGACCGCTGTTTAAGTTCCAGGAAAGCAGCCTGTTGATCCAGGGTGTCAGCGCGGGCGTGGAACTGCGCTATTAA
- a CDS encoding GNAT family N-acetyltransferase produces the protein MFSYRSFRNHDTPQLVEVWRSQPPARGLAQPASANLIEQIVLAKPYFDNNGLILALDGRTTVGFVHAGFGATDNADGLNQRFGVTSLLMVRPTFQQSAVGPDLLARSEQYLRSKGAEVLYAGGIRPLDPFYRGLYGGSEMPGVLGSDEFATGVYRAAGYREIDRVVILQRELAGFRPPIDRAQMQIRRTSSVEEIADAPPRNWWEACALEHFEVTAFELRERNDSRPIASARFWRLETFAAGWGVQAAGLFDLQVAPERRRCGLATFLLGDAFRRLAAQGIGLIEVQTMAGNAAAIALYTKLGFSEVDQGIAYRKQGPSP, from the coding sequence TTGTTTAGCTATCGTTCGTTTCGCAATCACGACACACCGCAGTTGGTCGAAGTCTGGCGATCACAACCGCCGGCGCGCGGGCTGGCGCAACCGGCATCGGCCAATCTCATCGAGCAGATCGTGCTCGCCAAGCCGTATTTCGACAACAACGGCTTGATTCTCGCGCTCGACGGCCGAACGACTGTCGGCTTCGTCCATGCCGGTTTCGGCGCCACGGATAATGCCGACGGCCTGAATCAGCGCTTCGGGGTGACCAGCCTGCTGATGGTGCGTCCCACCTTTCAACAGAGCGCAGTTGGTCCCGACCTGTTGGCGCGCAGCGAGCAATATTTACGCTCGAAGGGGGCCGAGGTTTTATACGCCGGTGGAATCCGGCCGCTCGATCCTTTCTACCGTGGACTGTACGGCGGCAGCGAAATGCCGGGTGTGCTCGGTTCGGATGAATTTGCTACCGGCGTGTACCGCGCGGCGGGCTACCGCGAAATCGATCGCGTCGTGATTTTGCAGCGCGAACTGGCCGGCTTTCGTCCGCCGATCGATCGCGCGCAAATGCAGATTCGGCGCACCTCGAGTGTTGAAGAAATCGCGGACGCTCCGCCGCGCAATTGGTGGGAAGCCTGTGCGCTCGAGCACTTCGAAGTCACGGCTTTCGAACTTCGCGAGCGCAACGATTCGCGGCCGATCGCCAGCGCGCGATTCTGGCGGCTGGAGACGTTTGCCGCGGGTTGGGGTGTGCAGGCCGCAGGCTTGTTCGACCTGCAGGTGGCGCCCGAACGGCGCCGCTGTGGTCTGGCGACGTTTCTGCTGGGAGACGCCTTTCGCCGGCTGGCCGCCCAGGGCATCGGCCTGATCGAGGTGCAGACGATGGCCGGGAACGCCGCGGCGATTGCTCTGTACACGAAGCTTGGGTTTAGCGAAGTCGATCAGGGGATCGCCTATCGCAAGCAGGGTCCCAGCCCCTGA
- a CDS encoding DUF1570 domain-containing protein: protein MVHRSGVKAFTRVMAVGLFVVSATLGCASVLERSASLPVRHAVVLDQLVIHTDARLPKEDRLFEDLRALRETLTATLALQLSKEPIHVYLFENEKRYKAYLAKYYPQFPDRRAFFVQNENSLAVYAHRGDRVAEDLRHEVTHGYLHASFPALPLWLDEGLAEYFETPRGDSGLNRPHVALLNTLMTRDGWRPNLSRLEQFTNASDMKQADYAECWAWMHMLLETIPQRRELVQEFLRTIRRDGPPEPLSAVVARSMSQADQLLVDHLTKLAKAQSVQ from the coding sequence GTGGTCCATAGATCAGGGGTAAAAGCCTTCACTCGCGTCATGGCAGTGGGGCTATTCGTGGTTTCGGCGACTCTCGGTTGCGCCAGCGTGCTCGAACGCTCGGCGTCGCTGCCGGTGCGCCACGCCGTCGTGCTGGACCAACTGGTCATTCACACCGACGCGCGACTTCCGAAAGAAGACCGTCTGTTCGAAGATCTGCGCGCCCTGCGCGAAACGTTGACCGCGACCTTGGCTTTACAGTTATCGAAGGAACCGATCCACGTCTACCTGTTCGAGAATGAGAAGCGCTACAAAGCCTATCTCGCCAAATACTATCCTCAGTTTCCCGATCGCCGGGCTTTCTTTGTGCAGAATGAAAACTCGCTGGCGGTCTACGCCCACCGCGGTGACCGCGTGGCCGAGGACCTGCGCCACGAGGTGACGCACGGCTATTTGCACGCGTCGTTTCCGGCACTCCCCTTGTGGCTGGATGAAGGCCTGGCCGAGTACTTCGAGACGCCGCGCGGCGACTCAGGTTTGAATCGCCCCCATGTGGCGCTATTGAACACGCTCATGACGCGCGACGGATGGCGTCCGAACCTGTCACGGCTCGAGCAATTCACCAATGCTTCGGACATGAAGCAGGCGGACTATGCCGAGTGCTGGGCGTGGATGCACATGCTGTTGGAAACGATTCCTCAGCGGCGCGAGTTGGTGCAAGAGTTCTTGCGTACCATCCGTCGTGACGGCCCGCCCGAGCCCTTGTCGGCCGTGGTGGCGCGCTCGATGTCGCAGGCGGATCAACTGCTCGTCGATCACCTGACGAAACTGGCCAAAGCGCAAAGCGTGCAATAG